Proteins encoded in a region of the Pieris rapae chromosome 12, ilPieRapa1.1, whole genome shotgun sequence genome:
- the LOC111001338 gene encoding patronin isoform X5, with protein sequence MVAMVASASGYGTLRRFLSAPNGAHSDDSAFVPSASVSVSSKQRASIKWLLSKAFNNRVPDNLQEPFYRDHEGQERLKPAITGGLASAELYCLALANVYSDPGFHSLNHTAILQALTRKGAPPVSAAPLTETVLIQNNPLRLSAHLAVTEALMAVYAREVVTPERVAAAALRFGGGPPAGVASPEEGLLVWINAACAAFNRAREAGCAEVAGVRSVEEVCSGAALAALLAWYCPGAVPRSAVRAAPLASLHDSLHNLSLVYDFCRDHLPHNCFHMLPEDVTYMRGSMRQNLVALLADLFNLLEVHPVLAVQRSRDVRAGSRSPSSGGRASRAGGASGDDFAIHRGKAVTTLSAMLRRELNDEETASEQQATAAGRPSKWGSSREGSFAGRRSRRSSVTDDSQLTVENFGGSAGINHFAQRNPQKDLATLDHLADFAPHHGNLSHNPPLRSSRQDIRGSLSLSHDETNGDRSTPPPPPPPAGDGPVCANGQQRGLQTSGGREDRERRKSAAAPAQSGTTTWHEHFLQHEHQLSHNGDEETEESDGGEVGSGGAMAAQLNNIRLKLEEKRRRIEQDKRRLEQAVARQRQNLGHQAFLQAVTRGKSRGVDAAPSPDLSQDAAEPPSSGAENAALEQYRQSITRMNTSLQDIQSDIARLATQHSQLQQQQQQQQQHQLQQQQQQLQQQLQQQQQQLQQQLQQQQAKQLFQQHFDQYQSNIPQLHSQFSSAQNVSLSAGGVFGSSPQLAMEPQYRPIEAAFLLHDAPLSTPQRRTWAQHARLQQEHNELRGWQLSRQSQPGESHSPYAESGRAWRSPSPAVGERGGWSPQGFVLHDRSAAPNGEARHASLAPDTPPPSPRRQRQPAPSPPPSPPADMEPQNISFIGAAEDEALGGLGRLHISSGTRTYRIPSPTRTPLSRDSFRREEANEKGFYISFDDEQPKRAKPSLRQKRGSPRVDRPDDRVDAPDAWPDDDFVVHRNSHPESRSDRRESPARENSLPRDDVARQTRRPAYAPPPANPAPAPAPAPAPAALVVGEVAPDPSGAEEMERKKERIMLLSLQRRQRAEEARAKAEADAAARRAREEAAAELKAARREEQARRREAILHQYKLKKAIEEAEREGKVLDKSEFPEALSRTAGNPAGATGATRLRGRAAARARPKTIHVDGGALHAAEGMLRRQPSHASLAGGAGRRDYYRGSQDDLQDRPALARGPPPSESPGEERGVTSPGSASSGPLARRGSCKTSRERGVEEPPPARGRSKYSTYQSSFKAGRKSSSLVNLCDSGLGRATPPRRAASPGVRTLGSPSSPASGPGSLPGAIGKRRQPAHDDVSDVSSTHSSIVDYSGPRLYKQPATKSNRGIMLNAVEYCVFPGAVNAEAKRRVLEEIARSESKHFLVLFRDAGCQFRALYAYCPDTDHVSKLYGTGPRSVNERMFDKFFKYNSGSKCFSQVHTKHLTVTIDAFTIHNSLWQGKKVQLPSKRDMALVI encoded by the exons ATGGTAGCTATGGTGGCCTCGGCCTCTGGATATGGCACTCTGCGCAGATTCCTGAGTGCTCCAAACGGCGCCCACTCCGATGACTCTGCTTTCGTACCGTCCGCTTCCGTATCCGTCTCG TCGAAGCAGCGCGCGTCTATCAAATGGCTGCTCTCGAAGGCGTTCAACAACCGGGTTCCCGACAATTTGCAGGAGCCCTTCTACCGGGATCATGAG GGTCAAGAACGGCTGAAACCGGCGATCACGGGCGGCTTGGCGAGCGCCGAGCTGTACTGTCTGGCGCTGGCCAACGTGTACTCCGACCCCGGCTTCCACAGCCTGAATCACACCGCCATCCTGCAGGCCCTCACTCGGAAGGGTGCGCCGCCCGTCTCGGCCGCGCCCCTCACCGAGACCGTTCTCATCCAGAACAACCCGCTGCGACTGAGTGCGCACCTGGCCGTCACCGAGGCGCTCATGGCGGTATACGCCCGCGAGGTGGTCACCCCGGAGCGGGTGGCGGCCGCCGCGCTACGATTCGGCGGAGGGCCTCCCGCCGGCGTCGCGTCGCCCGAGGAAGGCCTCCTCGTCTGGATCAACGCGGCGTGCGCGGCTTTCAACCGGGCACGG GAGGCGGGGTGCGCGGAGGTGGCCGGCGTGCGCAGCGTGGAAGAGGTGTGCTCGGGGGCGGCGTTGGCGGCTCTGCTGGCGTGGTACTGCCCGGGTGCCGTGCCGCGATCCGCCGTGCGCGCCGCGCCGCTGGCCTCGCTGCATGACTCGCTGCACAACCTGTCGCTCGTATACGACTTCTGCCGCGACCACCTGCCGCACAACTGTTTCCACATGCTGCCAGAGGACGTCACCTACATGCGCGG GTCGATGCGGCAAAACCTGGTGGCGTTGCTGGCGGATCTGTTCAATCTCCTGGAGGTGCACCCCGTGCTCGCCGTTCAGCGCTCTCGCG ACGTGCGCGCAGGGTCCCGGTCGCCTTCGTCCGGCGGACGAGCGTCGAGGGCGGGAGGCGCGAGCGGAGACGACTTCGCGATCCACCGCGGCAAAGCGGTCACGACGCTGTCGGCCATGTTGCGGCGGGAGCTGAACGACGAAGAAACGG CGAGCGAGCAGCAGGCGACGGCGGCGGGCAGACCGTCCAAGTGGGGCTCGAGTCGAGAGGGCAGTTTCGCCGGTCGTCGCTCGCGCCGCTCGTCCGTCACCGACGACAGCCAGCTCACCGTCGAGAACTTCGGCGGCTCGGCCGGCATCAATCACTTCGCGCAGCGCAACCCGCAGAAGGACCTCGCCACGCTCGATCACCTGGCCGACTTCGCGCCCCACCACG GTAACCTGAGTCACAACCCGCCGCTGCGGTCGTCGCGGCAGGACATCCGCGGCTCCCTGAGCCTGTCGCACGATGAGACCAACGGGGACCGCTCGACCCCTCCGCCGCCCCCGCCCCCGGCCGGCGACGGGCCCGTCTGCGCCAACGGCCAACAGAGAG GTCTGCAAACGAGCGGCGGCCGGGAGGACAGGGAGAGGCGGAAGAGCGCCGCGGCTCCGGCGCAGAGCGGCACGACCACTTGGCACGAGCACTTCCTGCAGCACGAGCACCAACTGAGTCACA ACGGCGACGAGGAGACGGAGGAGAGCGACGGAGGCGAGGTGGGCTCCGGGGGCGCCATGGCGGCGCAGCTCAACAACATCCGCCTCAAGTTGGAGGAGAAGCGGCGCCGCATCGAGCAGGACAAGCGCCGGCTCGAGCAGGCCGTCGCCCGCCAGCGGCAGAACCTCGGGCACCAGGCGTTCCTGCAGGCCGTCACGCGG GGCAAGTCTCGCGGCGTCGACGCGGCCCCCTCGCCGGACCTCTCGCAG GACGCGGCGGAGCCCCCGTCGAGCGGCGCGGAGAATGCGGCCCTGGAGCAGTACCGGCAGTCCATCACCAG GATGAACACGAGTTTGCAGGATATACAGAGCGACATAGCGCGCCTCGCCACGCAACACAGTCAACTTCAACAGCAACAGCAGCAGCAGCAACAGCACCAACTCCAACAGCAGCAACAGCAGCTCCAGCAACAATTGCAGCAACAGCAGCAACAGCTCCAGCAGCAGCTTCAGCAGCAGCAAGCGAAGCAGTTGTTTCAGCAGCACTTTGATCAGTATCAATCGAATATTCCACAGTTG CACAGCCAGTTCAGTTCCGCGCAGAACGTGTCACTGTCGGCGGGCGGCGTCTTCGGCTCGTCTCCGCAGCTGGCGATGGAGCCGCAGTACCGGCCCATCGAAGCCGCCTTCCTGTTGCACGACGCGCCTCTGTCTACGCCACAGCGCCGCACCTGGGCGCAGCACGCGCGGCTGCAACAGGAGCACAACGAGCTGCGAGGCTGGCAG CTGTCCCGACAGAGTCAGCCCGGCGAGTCCCACTCGCCCTACGCGGAGAGCGGTCGCGCCTGGCGCTCCCCGTCTCCGGCGGTCGGCGAGCGCGGCGGCTGGTCGCCGCAGGGCTTCGTGTTGCACGACCGGTCCGCCGCGCCCAACGGCGAGGCGCGACACGCCAGCCTGGCGCCGGACACGCCCCCTCCCAGCCCGCGACGGCAACGACAGCCGGCGCCCTCGCCGCCGCCGTCGCCGCCCGCCGACATGGAGCCGCAGAACATCTCCTTCATCGGCGCCGCGGAAGACGAGGCCCTCGGCGGCCTCGGCCGCCTTCACATCTCCTCGGGAACGCGAACCTATCGCATCCCCTCGCCCACGAGGACGCCGCTCTCGCGAGATTCTTTCCGTCGCGAGGAAGCGAACGAGAAGGGCTTCTACATCTCCTTCGACGACGAGCAGCCCAAGCGCGCGAAGCCGTCTCTGCGGCAGAAGCGTGGCTCGCCCCGCGTGGACCGGCCCGACGACCGCGTCGACGCTCCCGACGCCTGGCCGGACGACGACTTCGTCGTGCACAG GAATTCACATCCGGAGTCGAGGTCCGATCGACGCGAGTCGCCGGCGCGAGAGAACAGCCTTCCTCGCGATGACGTCGCGCGCCAGACGCGGCGCCCTGCTTACGCTCCGCCGCCGGCCAACCCCGCCCCCGCGCCCGCTCCGGCCCCCGCTCCCGCCGCTCTGGTCGTCGGCGAGGTGGCGCCCGATCCG AGCGGCGCGGAGGAGATGGAGCGCAAGAAGGAGCGCATCATGCTGCTTTCGCTGCAGCGGCGGCAGCGCGCCGAGGAGGCGCGGGCCAAGGCCGAGGCCGACGCGGCGGCGAGGCGCGCCCGGGAGGAGGCCGCCGCCGAGCTCAAGGCTGCGCGTCGAGAGGAACAGGCGCGACGCCGCGAGGCCATCCTGCATCAGTACAAGCTCAAGAAGGCCATCGAGGAGGCCGAGCGAGAG GGCAAAGTGCTGGACAAGTCCGAGTTTCCCGAGGCGCTGTCTCGGACGGCCGGAAATCCGGCGGGGGCCACGGGAGCGACGCGTCTCCGCGGCCGAGCGGCCGCCCGAGCCCGCCCCAAGACCATCCACGTGGACGGCGGCGCCTTGCACGCCGCCGAGGGCATGCTGCGGCGCCAGCCCTCGCACGCCAGCCTCGCAG GAGGCGCGGGGCGACGGGACTACTATCGGGGCTCGCAGGACGACCTGCAGGACCGGCCGGCTCTCGCCAGAG GTCCGCCTCCGTCGGAGTCTCCGGGCGAGGAGCGCGGCGTGACGTCGCCGGGCAGCGCGTCCAGCGGACCCCTCGCGCGGCGCGGCTCCTGCAAGACCTCCAGAG AGCGCGGGGTCGAGGAGCCGCCGCCGGCGCGCGGCAGGTCTAAGTATTCCACTTACCAGAGTAGCTTTAAGGCCGGAAGGAAATCTAGCTCCCTCGTCAACCTGTGCG ACTCGGGGCTGGGGCGCGCCACGCCTCCTCGACGCGCGGCGTCGCCGGGCGTGCGGACGCTGGGCTCGCCGTCGTCTCCGGCTTCGGGACCCGGTTCGCTGCCCGGCGCCATCGGCAAGCGGCGCCAGCCCGCCCACGACGACGTCTCCGACGTCTCCTCGACGCACTCCTCCATCGTGGACTACTCGG GTCCGCGGCTCTACAAGCAGCCGGCGACGAAGTCGAACCGCGGCATCATGTTGAACGCGGTGGAGTACTGCGTGTTCCCGGGCGCCGTGAACGCCGAGGCCAAGCGGCGCGTGCTGGAGGAGATCGCGCGCTCCGAGAGCAAGCACTTCCTGGTGCTGTTCCGAGACGCCGGCTGCCAGTTCCGCGCTCTCTACGCCTACTGCCCGGACACCGACCACGTCAGCAAGCTGTACGGCACCGGCCCGCGCTCCGTCAACGAGCGCATGTTCGACAAGTTCTTCAA GTACAACTCGGGCAGCAAGTGCTTCTCGCAGGTGCACACGAAGCACCTGACGGTGACCATCGATGCGTTCACGATACACAACTCGCTGTGGCAGGGCAAGAAGGTGCAGCTGCCCAGCAAACGCGACATGGCGCTGGTCATTTAG